Proteins encoded in a region of the Carassius gibelio isolate Cgi1373 ecotype wild population from Czech Republic chromosome B5, carGib1.2-hapl.c, whole genome shotgun sequence genome:
- the nol6 gene encoding nucleolar protein 6 isoform X2: MKKKRKETTETEDQMELLDDSQNEEEDEIKSVKQFKDSKRKAKGTVSDDGVLRPVKLSKKELYKAPTVEELNQLKEAENLFHCSILKMQMEELLKEVALSEQRKKLVDSFVHQITDFLQCVPESEVVELDDISWLSGVEVPFLLVPSTAKGKFHMEPPASINLVGSYPLGTCIKPKVSVDLAVTIPASILHPMDAINQRYSRKRALYLAGLARHLSFAKCVGSLHYSCLHGNRLRPVLLLKPPGNASSKVTLRIHAVPPPDFLKPSRFHPQKNNIRTEWFTGVASTQEESSEPPTPHYNSTVLGDHLPLSHLQFLSAVSAQCPAFGEGVALLKVWLRQRELDQGAGCFCGFLASMLMAYLLSTHKVGKTMNPYQLLRNALHFLSSTDLTENGITLAKNPDSKAPSLPEFHAAYSVVFVDPSGHLNLLADMTVFTYKRIQHEASLSLTFWDDPTVDGFQALLMTPKSMLRTYDNVFKLVNLVKLQTSCKKLLLLNELMDHSGNYVLTALPFVLSLLQRGLGERIHLLVHSLPQDPEWSVGSAPPKHKDQPPLSIGLLLNLEHALSVLERGPPADNPKAAEFRQLWGSRSQLRRFQDGAITEAVLWSGNSISQRRFIVLKIITHLLELHADIPKSCITVGGGQLDDLIECDIQNHTTGEEESLEVVQSYDDLSRKLWQLKDLPLSITSVQGAHQALRYTQVFPPVPVRLDYSFFDKKKNHLGLVPKENKPCPCYIAPIKVIVHMEGSGKWPSEPMAIRHVKAAFHICLRELLCKQHNYRCHATPGYLDVWKDGLVFRIQVAYHREPQILRESLTPEGMLISRDNAEAQALELETLHKPFLTSTLHGLQQQYGCFGVVCRLAKRWLASQFLLEDIREEAADLLVASLFLHPAPFTPPSSPQVGFLRFLHLLSTFDWKNNPLIVNLNGKLTAVEQTDIKNDFVASRESLPTMFIVTPNDKKVSVWTKQAPSVQMLQRAVMLAAESLRVLETQLDSSEKQDMRVAFRPPLVAYDVLIHLELKQVPLLAKAVDPPVNTFQRGTHGGQPFASGGALPVIDYDPVRLYLSELREAFGELALFFYDPYGGTVIAVLWKPNAFEPKPFKTSLMNARRVEVNGDVVTTVPNVEAILQDFRIIGEGLVKRLELRTEKWVV, from the exons ATGAAGAAGAAGAGAAAGGAAACGACTGAAACGGAAGATCAG atgGAGTTACTAGATGACTCCCAGAATGAAGAAGAAGATGAGATAAAGAGTGTTAAACAGTTTAAGGACTCCAAACGAAAAGCGAAGGGCACCGTGTCCGATGATGGGGTCTTACGGCCAGTCAAGCTGTCCAAAAAAGAGCTGTACAAAGCCCCAACCGTGGAAGAGCTCAACCAGCTGAAAGAAGCAGAGAATCTCTTCCACTGCAGCATATTGAAAATGCAG ATGGAGGAACTGCTGAAAGAAGTGGCCCTCAGTGAGCAGAGGAAGAAGCTGGTGGACTCTTTTGTGCATCAGATCACAGACTTCTTGCAGTGTGTGCCTGAATCTGAAGTTGTGGAG TTGGATGATATTTCATGGTTGTCAGGTGTTGAAGTGCCATTCCTCCTCGTCCCATCGACAGCAAAAGGCAAATTTCACATGGAGCCTCCTGCGTCAATCAACCTGGTGGGCAGTTATCCGCTTGGCACGTGTATCAAACCCAAAGTCTCTGTGGACTTGGCTGTTACCATTCCAGCT TCTATTTTACACCCAATGGATGCCATTAACCAGCGGTACTCTCGAAAGCGAGCGCTGTATCTGGCCGGCCTGGCGCGACATCTCTCCTTTGCAAAGTGTGTGGGTTCTCTGCACTACTCTTGTCTACATGGCAATCGACTTCGCCCAGTCCTACTTCTCAAACCCCCAG gtaATGCCAGCAGTAAGGTCACGTTAAGGATTCATGCAGTTCCACCACCGGACTTCCTCAAACCTAGCCGCTTCCATCCTCAGAAGAACAACATCAGGACTGAGTGGTTTACCGGTGTTGCCAGTACACAGGAAG AGAGCAGTGAGCCCCCAACTCCTCATTATAACAGCACAGTTCTTGGAGATCACCTCCCGCTGTCACATCTTCAGTTCCTGTCGGCCGTCAGTGCACAGTGTCCTGCTTTTGGAGAGGGAGTGGCTCTCCTCAAAGTGTGGCTAAGACAGCGAGAACTGGACCAG GGTGCAGGTTGTTTCTGCGGCTTCCTTGCATCAATGTTAATGGCATATCTTCTGTCCACACACAAAGTGGGCAAAACCATGAATCCCTACCAGCTGTTGAGGAATGCACTGCACTTCCTGT CTTCCACAGATCTGACTGAGAATGGTATCACCTTGGCTAAAAACCCAGACTCAAAAGCG CCTTCACTGCCGGAGTTTCATGCAGCATACTCTGTGGTATTTGTGGATCCCTCTGGGCATCTCAATCTGCTTGCAGACATGACCGTTTTTACATACAAACGG ATCCAGCATGAGGCGTCACTCTCTCTGACGTTCTGGGATGATCCGACAGTAGATGGCTTCCAGGCTCTGCTCATGACACCCAAGTCCATGCTCCGAACATATGATAATGTCTTTAA ACTGGTTAACCTGGTCAAACTGCAGACCTCCTGTAAAAAGCTTTTACTCCTCAATGAGCTCATGGACCACAGCGGAAACTATGTCCTCACTGCACTTCCTTTCGTTTTGTCCCTCTTGCAGCGAGGGCTTGGAGAAAGGATCCACCTTCTGGTCCACTCACTCCCTCAAGACCCTGAG TGGTCCGTGGGCAGTGCACCTCCCAAGCACAAGGACCAGCCGCCTCTGAGCATTGGTCTGCTGCTGAACCTTGAACATGCTCTCTCTGTTCTGGAGAGAGGACCGCCAGCAGATAACCCTAAG GCAGCTGAGTTCCGGCAGCTGTGGGGCTCTCGCTCACAGTTGAGACGCTTCCAGGATGGAGCCATCACCGAGGCAGTGCTGTGGTCAGGGAACTCCATCTCTCAGAGGAGATTCATTGTGCTGAAGATCATTACTCACCTGCTGGAGCT tcATGCAGATATCCCCAAATCATGCATCACAGTTGGTGGTGGACAGCTTGATGATCTCATTGAATGTGACATACAG AACCACACGACCGGAGAGGAGGAGAGTCTGGAGGTGGTTCAGTCTTACGATGATCTGAGCAGGAAGCTCTGGCAGTTGAAGGATCTGCCACTGTCCATCACGTCAGTGCAGGGTGCCCACCAGGCCTTAAGATACACACAG GTTTTCCCACCAGTTCCTGTGAGGCTGGACTATTCGTTTTTTGACAAAAAGAAGAACCATCTTGGATTAGTGCCAAAGGAGAATAAACCTTGCCCTTGCTACATAGCCCCTATTAAAG TCATTGTTCACATGGAGGGAAGTGGGAAATGGCCCAGTGAGCCCATGGCAATACGCCATGTTAAAGCAGCCTTTCACATCTGCTTGAGAGAACTGCTGTGCAAACAACACAATTACAGATGTCATGCCACACCTGGCTACCTGGATGTGTGGAAG GATGGTCTTGTCTTCCGAATCCAGGTGGCGTATCACAGAGAACCGCAGATCCTGAGGGAAAGCCTGACCCCCGAGGGAATGCTGATCTCCAGGGACAACGCTGAGGCCCAGGCGCTGGAGCTGGAGACCCTGCACAAACCTTTTCTAACCAGCACCTTGCATGG GCTCCAGCAGCAGTATGGGTGTTTTGGTGTCGTGTGCCGCCTGGCTAAACGCTGGCTGGCATCTCAGTTTCTGTTGGAAGATATCCGAGAGGAAGCAGCTGATCTGCTGGTGGCTTCACTCTTCCTACATCCTGCTCCCTTCACTCCACCAAG CTCTCCTCAGGTGGGCTTCCTTCGCTTCCTTCATTTGCTTTCCACATTTGACTGGAAAAACAATCCCCTGATAGTCAACCTCAATGGGAAACTCACAG CTGTTGAACAAACCGATATAAAGAATGACTTTGTGGCCTCTCGGGAATCTCTTCCCACCATGTTCATAGTCACTCCCAATGACAAGAAAGTCTCTGTTTGGACTAAACAGGCTCCTTCTGTGCAG ATGCTCCAGCGTGCCGTCATGTTGGCAGCAGAGAGTCTACGTGTTTTAGAGACTCAGCTTGACTCCAGTGAAAAGCAGGACATGCGG GTGGCATTTCGACCTCCTCTGGTGGCTTATGATGTTCTGATCCACCTCGAATTAAAGCAGGTTCCTCTGTTAGCTAAAGCTGTGGATCCTCCTGTCAATACCTTCCAGCGAGGCACACATGGAGGACAGCCGTTCGCTTCGGGAGGAGCTCTGCCAGTCATAGACTATGATCCAGTCCGACTGTATCTGTCTGAACTCAGG GAAGCATTTGGAGAGCTGGCTCTGTTTTTCTACGACCCGTATGGTGGAACTGTGATCGCAGTGCTGTGGAAGCCAAATGCCTTCGAGCCGAAACCCTTTAag ACATCTTTAATGAACGCCCGCCGGGTGGAGGTGAATGGTGATGTGGTAACCACCGTGCCAAATGTAGAAGCCATCCTGCAGGATTTCCGCATCATCGGGGAGGGTCTCGTCAAAAGATTGGAACTGAGAACAGAAAAATGGGTTGTGTAG
- the nol6 gene encoding nucleolar protein 6 isoform X1: protein MKKKRKETTETEDQMELLDDSQNEEEDEIKSVKQFKDSKRKAKGTVSDDGVLRPVKLSKKELYKAPTVEELNQLKEAENLFHCSILKMQMEELLKEVALSEQRKKLVDSFVHQITDFLQCVPESEVVELDDISWLSGVEVPFLLVPSTAKGKFHMEPPASINLVGSYPLGTCIKPKVSVDLAVTIPASILHPMDAINQRYSRKRALYLAGLARHLSFAKCVGSLHYSCLHGNRLRPVLLLKPPGNASSKVTLRIHAVPPPDFLKPSRFHPQKNNIRTEWFTGVASTQEDAESSEPPTPHYNSTVLGDHLPLSHLQFLSAVSAQCPAFGEGVALLKVWLRQRELDQGAGCFCGFLASMLMAYLLSTHKVGKTMNPYQLLRNALHFLSSTDLTENGITLAKNPDSKAPSLPEFHAAYSVVFVDPSGHLNLLADMTVFTYKRIQHEASLSLTFWDDPTVDGFQALLMTPKSMLRTYDNVFKLVNLVKLQTSCKKLLLLNELMDHSGNYVLTALPFVLSLLQRGLGERIHLLVHSLPQDPEWSVGSAPPKHKDQPPLSIGLLLNLEHALSVLERGPPADNPKAAEFRQLWGSRSQLRRFQDGAITEAVLWSGNSISQRRFIVLKIITHLLELHADIPKSCITVGGGQLDDLIECDIQNHTTGEEESLEVVQSYDDLSRKLWQLKDLPLSITSVQGAHQALRYTQVFPPVPVRLDYSFFDKKKNHLGLVPKENKPCPCYIAPIKVIVHMEGSGKWPSEPMAIRHVKAAFHICLRELLCKQHNYRCHATPGYLDVWKDGLVFRIQVAYHREPQILRESLTPEGMLISRDNAEAQALELETLHKPFLTSTLHGLQQQYGCFGVVCRLAKRWLASQFLLEDIREEAADLLVASLFLHPAPFTPPSSPQVGFLRFLHLLSTFDWKNNPLIVNLNGKLTAVEQTDIKNDFVASRESLPTMFIVTPNDKKVSVWTKQAPSVQMLQRAVMLAAESLRVLETQLDSSEKQDMRVAFRPPLVAYDVLIHLELKQVPLLAKAVDPPVNTFQRGTHGGQPFASGGALPVIDYDPVRLYLSELREAFGELALFFYDPYGGTVIAVLWKPNAFEPKPFKTSLMNARRVEVNGDVVTTVPNVEAILQDFRIIGEGLVKRLELRTEKWVV, encoded by the exons ATGAAGAAGAAGAGAAAGGAAACGACTGAAACGGAAGATCAG atgGAGTTACTAGATGACTCCCAGAATGAAGAAGAAGATGAGATAAAGAGTGTTAAACAGTTTAAGGACTCCAAACGAAAAGCGAAGGGCACCGTGTCCGATGATGGGGTCTTACGGCCAGTCAAGCTGTCCAAAAAAGAGCTGTACAAAGCCCCAACCGTGGAAGAGCTCAACCAGCTGAAAGAAGCAGAGAATCTCTTCCACTGCAGCATATTGAAAATGCAG ATGGAGGAACTGCTGAAAGAAGTGGCCCTCAGTGAGCAGAGGAAGAAGCTGGTGGACTCTTTTGTGCATCAGATCACAGACTTCTTGCAGTGTGTGCCTGAATCTGAAGTTGTGGAG TTGGATGATATTTCATGGTTGTCAGGTGTTGAAGTGCCATTCCTCCTCGTCCCATCGACAGCAAAAGGCAAATTTCACATGGAGCCTCCTGCGTCAATCAACCTGGTGGGCAGTTATCCGCTTGGCACGTGTATCAAACCCAAAGTCTCTGTGGACTTGGCTGTTACCATTCCAGCT TCTATTTTACACCCAATGGATGCCATTAACCAGCGGTACTCTCGAAAGCGAGCGCTGTATCTGGCCGGCCTGGCGCGACATCTCTCCTTTGCAAAGTGTGTGGGTTCTCTGCACTACTCTTGTCTACATGGCAATCGACTTCGCCCAGTCCTACTTCTCAAACCCCCAG gtaATGCCAGCAGTAAGGTCACGTTAAGGATTCATGCAGTTCCACCACCGGACTTCCTCAAACCTAGCCGCTTCCATCCTCAGAAGAACAACATCAGGACTGAGTGGTTTACCGGTGTTGCCAGTACACAGGAAG ATGCAGAGAGCAGTGAGCCCCCAACTCCTCATTATAACAGCACAGTTCTTGGAGATCACCTCCCGCTGTCACATCTTCAGTTCCTGTCGGCCGTCAGTGCACAGTGTCCTGCTTTTGGAGAGGGAGTGGCTCTCCTCAAAGTGTGGCTAAGACAGCGAGAACTGGACCAG GGTGCAGGTTGTTTCTGCGGCTTCCTTGCATCAATGTTAATGGCATATCTTCTGTCCACACACAAAGTGGGCAAAACCATGAATCCCTACCAGCTGTTGAGGAATGCACTGCACTTCCTGT CTTCCACAGATCTGACTGAGAATGGTATCACCTTGGCTAAAAACCCAGACTCAAAAGCG CCTTCACTGCCGGAGTTTCATGCAGCATACTCTGTGGTATTTGTGGATCCCTCTGGGCATCTCAATCTGCTTGCAGACATGACCGTTTTTACATACAAACGG ATCCAGCATGAGGCGTCACTCTCTCTGACGTTCTGGGATGATCCGACAGTAGATGGCTTCCAGGCTCTGCTCATGACACCCAAGTCCATGCTCCGAACATATGATAATGTCTTTAA ACTGGTTAACCTGGTCAAACTGCAGACCTCCTGTAAAAAGCTTTTACTCCTCAATGAGCTCATGGACCACAGCGGAAACTATGTCCTCACTGCACTTCCTTTCGTTTTGTCCCTCTTGCAGCGAGGGCTTGGAGAAAGGATCCACCTTCTGGTCCACTCACTCCCTCAAGACCCTGAG TGGTCCGTGGGCAGTGCACCTCCCAAGCACAAGGACCAGCCGCCTCTGAGCATTGGTCTGCTGCTGAACCTTGAACATGCTCTCTCTGTTCTGGAGAGAGGACCGCCAGCAGATAACCCTAAG GCAGCTGAGTTCCGGCAGCTGTGGGGCTCTCGCTCACAGTTGAGACGCTTCCAGGATGGAGCCATCACCGAGGCAGTGCTGTGGTCAGGGAACTCCATCTCTCAGAGGAGATTCATTGTGCTGAAGATCATTACTCACCTGCTGGAGCT tcATGCAGATATCCCCAAATCATGCATCACAGTTGGTGGTGGACAGCTTGATGATCTCATTGAATGTGACATACAG AACCACACGACCGGAGAGGAGGAGAGTCTGGAGGTGGTTCAGTCTTACGATGATCTGAGCAGGAAGCTCTGGCAGTTGAAGGATCTGCCACTGTCCATCACGTCAGTGCAGGGTGCCCACCAGGCCTTAAGATACACACAG GTTTTCCCACCAGTTCCTGTGAGGCTGGACTATTCGTTTTTTGACAAAAAGAAGAACCATCTTGGATTAGTGCCAAAGGAGAATAAACCTTGCCCTTGCTACATAGCCCCTATTAAAG TCATTGTTCACATGGAGGGAAGTGGGAAATGGCCCAGTGAGCCCATGGCAATACGCCATGTTAAAGCAGCCTTTCACATCTGCTTGAGAGAACTGCTGTGCAAACAACACAATTACAGATGTCATGCCACACCTGGCTACCTGGATGTGTGGAAG GATGGTCTTGTCTTCCGAATCCAGGTGGCGTATCACAGAGAACCGCAGATCCTGAGGGAAAGCCTGACCCCCGAGGGAATGCTGATCTCCAGGGACAACGCTGAGGCCCAGGCGCTGGAGCTGGAGACCCTGCACAAACCTTTTCTAACCAGCACCTTGCATGG GCTCCAGCAGCAGTATGGGTGTTTTGGTGTCGTGTGCCGCCTGGCTAAACGCTGGCTGGCATCTCAGTTTCTGTTGGAAGATATCCGAGAGGAAGCAGCTGATCTGCTGGTGGCTTCACTCTTCCTACATCCTGCTCCCTTCACTCCACCAAG CTCTCCTCAGGTGGGCTTCCTTCGCTTCCTTCATTTGCTTTCCACATTTGACTGGAAAAACAATCCCCTGATAGTCAACCTCAATGGGAAACTCACAG CTGTTGAACAAACCGATATAAAGAATGACTTTGTGGCCTCTCGGGAATCTCTTCCCACCATGTTCATAGTCACTCCCAATGACAAGAAAGTCTCTGTTTGGACTAAACAGGCTCCTTCTGTGCAG ATGCTCCAGCGTGCCGTCATGTTGGCAGCAGAGAGTCTACGTGTTTTAGAGACTCAGCTTGACTCCAGTGAAAAGCAGGACATGCGG GTGGCATTTCGACCTCCTCTGGTGGCTTATGATGTTCTGATCCACCTCGAATTAAAGCAGGTTCCTCTGTTAGCTAAAGCTGTGGATCCTCCTGTCAATACCTTCCAGCGAGGCACACATGGAGGACAGCCGTTCGCTTCGGGAGGAGCTCTGCCAGTCATAGACTATGATCCAGTCCGACTGTATCTGTCTGAACTCAGG GAAGCATTTGGAGAGCTGGCTCTGTTTTTCTACGACCCGTATGGTGGAACTGTGATCGCAGTGCTGTGGAAGCCAAATGCCTTCGAGCCGAAACCCTTTAag ACATCTTTAATGAACGCCCGCCGGGTGGAGGTGAATGGTGATGTGGTAACCACCGTGCCAAATGTAGAAGCCATCCTGCAGGATTTCCGCATCATCGGGGAGGGTCTCGTCAAAAGATTGGAACTGAGAACAGAAAAATGGGTTGTGTAG
- the skic3 gene encoding LOW QUALITY PROTEIN: tetratricopeptide repeat protein 37 (The sequence of the model RefSeq protein was modified relative to this genomic sequence to represent the inferred CDS: inserted 5 bases in 3 codons; substituted 3 bases at 3 genomic stop codons) has product MLEAPSLWCALGLNYCHQSRLISCLNPQEDQQPLLEKAIHCVKNAIMLEXDWNALGVVSMAKGIENFSFAQYCFIKSSNNVVAWTNIWKYRVLFLNFXLSHEAFKIVQSLEPLYMNCWIGXAQIAEXDGSYDTMDLFRHTTERITHTEGVKGYAYWDCSTLLDRSNRDSEIYLYNKVQMSAVSAAQEHLLCCGNPGNPSLWPLLSRLVPQYCPNKASGGAVAGSVGCDVSLTLGKRALLCSGVTQLSSGRHSGEDTIQRAVLLCPDDPAGWAELMAACHTENTACLLEGSAPRREGLERAHMTLVSEKVKGLQAVTGLKQXGQYDQAETLCSQAPSVSPEHPVVFLRLRPVRCERLLLSDTGNCVPPAVLDQLSAAVMANHTSVSTWHWLAGVYCSQGLLAQASVAYRQSLQLXLQLGDHIGKMSSLLRLALLALMPCSAGVYVSEWKDLVLEASIEVLKMGSSPVALLLQALLQFSMKMGARETRRLLEKIVYASASGGSETIASVARYLLRHLHAKDDLELIDVSNCIHSLYLKTNEQLRLVLPLSDLIPM; this is encoded by the exons ATGCTGGAGGCCCCTAGTCTGTGGTGTGCCCTTGGCCTGAACTACTGCCACCAATCCAGACTGATCAGCTGCCTCAATCCTCAAGAGGATCAGCAGCCTCTGCTGGAGAAAGCCATACAT TGTGTGAAGAATGCGATCATGCTCGA TGACTGGAATGCCCTCGGGGTGGTCTCCATGGCAAAGG GAATAGAAAACTTTTCTTTTGCACAATACTGCTTTATCAAATCATCAAAT AATGTGGTTGCATGGACCAACATTTGGAAATATAGAG TCCTTTTTCTAAATTTTTAGCTATCGCATGAAGCTTTTAAGATTGTCCAGTCTCTAGAACCCCTGTATATGAACTGCTGGATCGGATAG GCCCAGATTGCAGAGTAAGATGGCAGTTATGACACCATGGATCTTTTCAGACATACCACAGAACGGATTACTCAT ACCGAGGGAGTGAAGGGTTATGCATATTGGGATTGCTCCACACTGCTGGACAGGAGCAACAGAGACTCCGAGATCTACCTCTACAACAAAGTCCAGATGAGCGCTGTCTCTGCTGCCCAGGAG caTCTGCTGTGTTGTGGGAACCCAGGAAATCCTTCTCTCTGGCCTCTTCTCTCCAGATTGGTCCCACAGTACTGCCCCAACAAAGCCAGT ggagGTGCTGTGGCTGGCAGTGTGGGGTGTGATGTCAGCTTGACACTTGGAAAG AGGGCGTTGCTGTGCAGTGGAGTGACTCAGTTGTCCTCAGGCCGGCACTCTGGTGAGGACACAATCCAGAGAGCTGTGCTGCTGTGCCCAG ACGATCCTGCtgggtgggcggagctaatggctgcctgtcacacagagaacactgCATGCTTACTCGAAGGCTCCGCCCCTCGCAGAGAAGGTCTGGAGAGGGCACACATGACTCTGGTGTCTGAAAAAG TGAAGGGCCTGCAGGCCGTGACTGGACTCAAAC GAGGCCAATATGACCAGGCAGAGACTCTCTGCTCACAG GCTCCGAGTGTATCTCCAGAGCATCCTGTGGTGTTCCTGAGGTTAAGGCCGGTTCGGTGTGAGCGCCTCCTGTTGTCTGACACTGGTAACTGTGTTCCTCCTGCAGTGCTGGATCAGCTCAGCGCTGCTGTCATGGCCAACCACACGTCTGTGTCCACCTGGCAT TGGTTGGCAGGAGTGTACTGTTCTCAGGGTCTGCTGGCTCAGGCCTCTGTGGCATATAGACAAAGTCTTCAGCT ACTTCAGCTCGGTGACCACATTGGAAAGATGAGCAGTCTGCTCCGACTAGCCCTGCTGGCACTGATGCCGTGTTCG GCTGGTGTCTATGTCTCTGAATGGAAGGATCTGGTGTTGGAGGCCAGCATTGAAGTCTTAAAGATGGGCAGCTCACCAGTAGCTCTGCTCTTGCAAGCTTTACTGCAGTTCTCTATGAAGATGGGTGCCAG GGAAACCCGACGCCTGTTGGAGAAAATAGTTTATGCTTCAGCCTCAGGCGGCTCTGAAACTATAGCGTCAGTGGCGCGGTACCTCCTGCGCCACCTGCACGCCAAAGATGACCTGGAGCTGATAGATGTGAGCAATTGCATTCACTCGCTCTACTTGAAAACAAATGAGCAACTCAGGCTTGTGTTGCCCTTATCAGATTTGATTCCAATGTAA
- the fam81b gene encoding LOW QUALITY PROTEIN: protein FAM81A (The sequence of the model RefSeq protein was modified relative to this genomic sequence to represent the inferred CDS: inserted 1 base in 1 codon; substituted 2 bases at 2 genomic stop codons) — translation MANECTSVKLPSKDIQVLEAQITERDNLAAGTTFAVKSLDHKNMTGMGISEARCDASIAKLSSDVSAGWQDILKLXXEVNNXTLELKQKDMELRLSQDVRKLEVSLSEKFISERNATGDLQKKIQRQDLK, via the exons ATGGCT AATGAATGCACATCAGTCAAACTGCCTAGCAAAGACATCCAG GTCCTGGAAGCCCAGATTACTGAGAGAGACAACCTTGCTGCAGGGACAACTTTTGCAGTCAAGAGCTTGGATCACAAGAACATGACGGGTATGGGGATCTCAGAGGCAAG ATGTGATGCTAGCATTGCTAAACTTTCATCAGATGTTAGTGCTGGATGGCAGGACATCCTGAAACTCTAGTAGGAAGTGAATA ACACTCTGGAGCTGAAGCAGAAAGACATGGAGCTCAGG CTGTCTCAGGATGTAAGAAAACTAGAGGTGTCACTGTCAGAGAAGTTCATTTCTGAGAGGAACGCCACTGGAGATTTACAGAAGAAGATCCAACGACAGGATCTAAAGTAA